TTTTCTCAAGGCCTAATGAAAACAACAGCGATCAAGATAGCCACGGTCCCTGCTCTAATGGAGCCCACATTTCTGCATTCAAACCATTTAGACCTTCCTGCACCTGTGCATGCAGCCATGGAGTTCCGTCAGGCGCTGACTCCCGGCTTTCGTGTGCAAGGCATCCACATTTTGGGTCACCAGCCAGTACAGCTTTCCGAGCCTCTCCCAGTTGCTCAAAGCCCAATGTGCAGGGTTAGGCTGCAGGGAGGAGAACCGAGGCCAGCCTACAAAGTTTCTCGCCCAGTACCGCTGGCGGATTGGAGCACTCCGTAGAAAATCCCCATGCTGGATGGGTTTCTGCTTAGTGCGAGCATAAAGTCCCACTTTTTCTGACCTGTAGTCTGGGATCCCTGACTCAGTGGAGATTCCTGCCCCTGTCATCACTAGGAGTCTCTTGGAAAGAGTGACGAAGCGCTGTAACTCTTTGACCTTCTCAGGGTCCAGAGGAGGACTTGATGGCACAAAGAACCCAATGGATCCGCGTGAGTACTGCCTGCTGATGTTCACCATCAAGAGGCCTTTTGGTGCCTTTAAAGTCAAACCCAAATTCATCCTCGTTCTACAGAGAAAGAAACCTGATGTGAGAaacttggttttaaaaattaaaacaacaacaacaacaacaacaaaaactgaggCAACCATcagctgataaatggataaacaaaatggggcttatctatacaatgaaatgttatttccGTATAAGCATGAAGTTCTGATCTATGCTACAATGtagataaacattaaaaacactACATTAAGGTGACACCTGggtgcaagaagcccaatgtgcgactcgatcccgggactccaggatcacaccctgagccaaaggcagacgcccaacctctgagccacccaggcgtccctccttcacttattatttcaaagattttatttgtttatttgagaaagcaagagagagcattaGCGGGGGGTAGGGAGTTAAGGGGAgaggaagactccctgctgagcagggaccctgacacagGGATCaaccccaggacactgggatcatgacctgagctgaaggcagacgtttaaccaactgaggcacccaggcacccctctcctgCACCTATTTCACCAATCTTTTcatcccttctcccctctggcaaccactagttttttccctatatttaagagtctgtttgtctctctctctctttttttttttttaattagccgACATGtagtacatccttagtttcaaatGTAGTGGTCAATgtctcttttttgttcatttgtttcgtttcttaaattctatacataagtgaaatcatgtggtatttgtctttcttggacttatttcacttagcattatatcctctagatctatccatgttgatTGCAAgtagcaagatttccttctttttttggatgaataatatttctgTGCGTgtgttgacattttctttatccattcatctacgaATATATTGCTTCCATCCTTGGATtgcttctatgtcttggctattgtaaataatgctgcaataaacatagaggagcatgtatcttttcaaattaatgtttttgttttctttgggtaaatactcagtagtggaattactggatcatataataattctattcttaacttttttaggaacctccatactgttttccacattagctgcaccagcttgcatccccacaaacagtgcatgagagttcctttttctccacatcctcgcccaCACTAGTTATTTCTTGtgtctttgattttagccattctggcaggtataaggtgatatcttattTATAGCTGAAAAGTAAAGGAGCACCTAGGCATTAACCATCAATAGCTTCCTCCACTTTCAACATCACAAAAAAGAGAGTCTGGTCCTCCCTATTGGCAGTTAATCTTTTTTGCTCCTATATATATAAAGagtgtatatatagagagagggggggggcgcccctcttttgaatattttaaagacttaaaagatATGATCAGAAAAgtgaagagaggaggaagaaggtggTGGCGGTGGCAGTGACTGAGCGGAGCCCAGTAACAGGATGTTGGTGTTGGTATTAGGAGATCTGCACATCCCACACCGGTGCAACAATTTGCCGGCTAAATTCAAAAAACTGCTGGTGCCAGGAAAGATTCAGCACATTCTCTGTACTGGAAACCTTTGCACCAAAGAGAGTTATGACTATCTCAAGACTCTGGCCGGTGATGTTCATATTGTGAGAGGAGACTTCGATGAGAATCTGAATTATCCAGAACAGAAAGTTGTAACTGTTGGGCAGTTCAAAATTGGTTTGATCCATGGGCATCAAGTTATTCCATGGGGAGACATGGCCAGCTTAGCCCTGTTGCAGAGGCAGTTCGATGTGGACATTCTTATGTcgggacacacacacaaatttgaaGCATTTGagcatgaaaataaattctacatTAACCCAGGTTCTGCCACTGGAGCATATAATGCCTTGGAAACAAACATTATGCCTTCATTTGTGCTGATGGACATCCAGGCTTCTACAGTTGTCACTTATGTGTATCAACTAATTGGAGATGATGTGAAAGTAGAATGAATTGaatacaaaaaatcttaaaagccagGCCtgtcttgctgtttttttttttcattcccatgTTCAAATCAAGtaattaaacatttatgtacCACAAAATTGTATCACCTTTATAATATTTTGCAGTAAAATATCGTCTTCTGTTAATACAATGTTCTAAGCTTCTTGTAAACTATAAGAATATATTCCATTTCCATATatgatttctatgaaaaaaatgtcaTCACACAGTAAATGGTCATAATGTTCAGAAAAATTTATCCTTGTAAATATCTTCAAAGTTGGTATCTGGAACTTTACTATGAAAGTAGTGCATGAGGAAAAAGAATTTAGACttgtatacatttttctcttcagtaATAAACAGttaactttcatttataaaaaaaaaaaaaaagaaagaaaaaaaaaagaaaagtgaagagaaaggggcgcctgcgtggctcagttggttgggcatctgcttttgactcaggtcgtgatctcaggttcctgggattgtgccctgagttgggcaccctgctcagcagggaatctgcatctccctttccttctgaaCTTCCCCCCTAGTCAGGTGCACATGCAcacgctctctcaaatgaataaata
This genomic interval from Vulpes lagopus strain Blue_001 chromosome 14, ASM1834538v1, whole genome shotgun sequence contains the following:
- the SIRT4 gene encoding NAD-dependent protein lipoamidase sirtuin-4, mitochondrial isoform X1, with protein sequence MNLGLTLKAPKGLLMVNISRQYSRGSIGFFVPSSPPLDPEKVKELQRFVTLSKRLLVMTGAGISTESGIPDYRSEKVGLYARTKQKPIQHGDFLRSAPIRQRYWARNFVGWPRFSSLQPNPAHWALSNWERLGKLYWLVTQNVDALHTKAGSQRLTELHGCMHRVLCLDCGAQIPRGVLQERFEALNPTWIAEAHGLAPDGDVFLTEEQVQSFQVPSCARCGGPLKPDVVFFGDTVNPDRVDFVRRRVKEADSLLVVGSSLQVYSGYRFILTAREKQLPIAILNIGPTRSDDLACLKLDSPCGELLPLIDPH
- the LOC121475739 gene encoding vacuolar protein sorting-associated protein 29-like, which produces MLVLVLGDLHIPHRCNNLPAKFKKLLVPGKIQHILCTGNLCTKESYDYLKTLAGDVHIVRGDFDENLNYPEQKVVTVGQFKIGLIHGHQVIPWGDMASLALLQRQFDVDILMSGHTHKFEAFEHENKFYINPGSATGAYNALETNIMPSFVLMDIQASTVVTYVYQLIGDDVKVE